The Salvia miltiorrhiza cultivar Shanhuang (shh) chromosome 1, IMPLAD_Smil_shh, whole genome shotgun sequence genome has a window encoding:
- the LOC131005816 gene encoding uncharacterized protein LOC131005816 isoform X1 → MMGVLKEEKMVKKVVVVIPRWMKTLIFLINMLISLLLFSAAPILLLLADALLPSACFSAALPPSSLSFSSHLTNYDFRRSLVDIPLLSLTRSAIIFCVYGLCDGPTLSRGPYLAIATVCSAASLAFVSLKAPYVFIGGEDRGGGGSFATAMVVALFVSSAGLAIGHVAVAYRICCRERRKLLVYKIDIEAVSACNIIIPRHHQKILQF, encoded by the exons atgatgGGAGTGTTGAAAGAAGAGAAAATGGTGAAGAAGGTGGTGGTAGTGATCCCTAGATGGATGAAAACCCTCATATTCTTAATCAACATGCTCATATCTCTACTCCTATTCTCCGCCGCCCccatcctcctcctcctcgccGACGCCCTCCTCCCCTCCGCCTGCTTCTCCGCCGCCCTCCCGCCGTCGTCCCTCTCCTTCTCCTCCCACCTCACCAACTACGACTTCCGCCGCTCCCTCGTCGACATCCCCCTCCTATCCCTCACTCGCTCCGCCATCATATTCT GTGTGTATGGTTTGTGCGACGGGCCGACGCTGTCGAGGGGCCCGTACTTGGCGATCGCCACCGTGTGCTCGGCGGCGTCGCTGGCGTTCGTGTCGCTTAAGGCTCCCTACGTATTCATCGGCGGCGAGGATCGCGGTGGCGGAGGCTCATTCGCGACAGCAATGGTGGTGGCGCTGTTCGTTTCCTCGGCGGGATTGGCGATCGGCCACGTGGCGGTGGCGTACAGGATTTGCTGTAGGGAGAGAAGAAAGCTGCTCGTTTACAAAATTGATATCGAAGCC GTATCCGCATGCAATATTATAATTCCTAGACATCATCAAAAGATACTTCAATTTTAA
- the LOC131005816 gene encoding uncharacterized protein LOC131005816 isoform X2, which yields MMGVLKEEKMVKKVVVVIPRWMKTLIFLINMLISLLLFSAAPILLLLADALLPSACFSAALPPSSLSFSSHLTNYDFRRSLVDIPLLSLTRSAIIFCVYGLCDGPTLSRGPYLAIATVCSAASLAFVSLKAPYVFIGGEDRGGGGSFATAMVVALFVSSAGLAIGHVAVAYRICCRERRKLLVYKIDIEAVCPKGWTVKAYTVKKL from the exons atgatgGGAGTGTTGAAAGAAGAGAAAATGGTGAAGAAGGTGGTGGTAGTGATCCCTAGATGGATGAAAACCCTCATATTCTTAATCAACATGCTCATATCTCTACTCCTATTCTCCGCCGCCCccatcctcctcctcctcgccGACGCCCTCCTCCCCTCCGCCTGCTTCTCCGCCGCCCTCCCGCCGTCGTCCCTCTCCTTCTCCTCCCACCTCACCAACTACGACTTCCGCCGCTCCCTCGTCGACATCCCCCTCCTATCCCTCACTCGCTCCGCCATCATATTCT GTGTGTATGGTTTGTGCGACGGGCCGACGCTGTCGAGGGGCCCGTACTTGGCGATCGCCACCGTGTGCTCGGCGGCGTCGCTGGCGTTCGTGTCGCTTAAGGCTCCCTACGTATTCATCGGCGGCGAGGATCGCGGTGGCGGAGGCTCATTCGCGACAGCAATGGTGGTGGCGCTGTTCGTTTCCTCGGCGGGATTGGCGATCGGCCACGTGGCGGTGGCGTACAGGATTTGCTGTAGGGAGAGAAGAAAGCTGCTCGTTTACAAAATTGATATCGAAGCC